In Paraflavitalea devenefica, the following are encoded in one genomic region:
- a CDS encoding alpha/beta fold hydrolase translates to MKQQLLLKKTAGLLLATMFLLVSITGSAQNPAPVKNIVLVHGAFADGSGWEGVYKLLSARGYNVVIVQNPLLSLEEDVESVNRVLDKLEGQAILVGHSWGGAVITQAGVSPKVAGLVYVAAFQPDAGETVLQWATSLPPAPESGILPPDAKGFIYFDPAKYHAGFAADLSKEKAAFMSASQGAWSAKGPTTPLTQVAWKTKPSWAVVATEDKAIVPDIQRTMYKRSGSIVTEIKGSHVVFISKPQAVADVIEAAAKGKK, encoded by the coding sequence ATGAAACAGCAATTGTTATTGAAGAAAACCGCCGGTTTGCTTTTAGCTACGATGTTCCTGTTAGTAAGCATTACCGGTTCAGCACAAAATCCGGCACCTGTGAAGAATATTGTATTGGTGCATGGCGCTTTTGCTGATGGATCGGGATGGGAAGGCGTGTATAAGCTATTAAGCGCCCGTGGTTATAATGTGGTGATTGTTCAAAACCCACTCTTATCACTGGAAGAGGATGTGGAATCTGTTAACCGGGTATTGGACAAGCTGGAAGGTCAGGCCATACTGGTGGGTCATTCCTGGGGCGGTGCTGTTATTACACAGGCAGGCGTATCGCCTAAGGTAGCCGGACTGGTATATGTGGCCGCTTTTCAACCGGATGCCGGAGAAACAGTGCTGCAATGGGCAACTTCCCTGCCACCGGCTCCTGAAAGTGGTATCCTTCCTCCTGATGCCAAAGGGTTTATTTATTTTGATCCTGCCAAGTATCATGCAGGTTTTGCAGCAGACCTGAGTAAAGAGAAGGCCGCTTTTATGTCGGCTTCACAAGGCGCCTGGTCGGCCAAAGGTCCCACTACTCCCCTTACACAAGTTGCCTGGAAAACGAAACCATCCTGGGCAGTGGTAGCCACCGAAGACAAGGCGATCGTACCCGATATTCAACGCACTATGTATAAACGTTCCGGGTCTATTGTTACGGAGATAAAAGGGAGTCATGTGGTGTTTATATCCAAACCTCAGGCCGTGGCTGATGTAATTGAGGCAGCGGCGAAGGGGAAGAAATAA
- a CDS encoding YceI family protein — translation MEETKKEAVWVIDPVHTRIRFDTKYLLLTPVSGWFTQFEGSVITPEENFNGSQVQLTIYTNSVYTGNEERDAHLRSPDFFDVRKYPVITYKSGSVTVQGNQIQATGILSIKDTVQEITWHATQVGTSLDAMGNTKAGFMLDATFNRKDFNITWNQFIDKHGLLLSDEVTLHCDVQLLRLP, via the coding sequence ATGGAAGAAACTAAAAAGGAGGCAGTTTGGGTCATCGATCCCGTTCACACGCGGATACGGTTCGATACAAAATACCTGTTACTCACGCCCGTGTCCGGCTGGTTCACCCAGTTTGAAGGATCAGTCATAACGCCGGAGGAAAACTTCAACGGCAGCCAGGTACAGCTCACCATCTATACCAACTCCGTATATACCGGTAATGAAGAGCGGGACGCACACCTTCGGTCACCCGATTTCTTTGACGTTCGCAAATACCCAGTCATCACCTACAAGTCAGGTTCGGTTACCGTGCAGGGCAACCAGATACAGGCCACCGGGATCTTGTCTATCAAAGACACGGTGCAGGAAATAACCTGGCACGCTACACAGGTAGGCACCTCGCTCGACGCCATGGGAAATACAAAGGCAGGTTTCATGCTCGATGCCACCTTCAACCGTAAGGACTTCAACATCACCTGGAACCAGTTCATAGATAAGCACGGGCTATTGCTGTCCGATGAAGTAACGCTCCATTGCGACGTCCAACTGCTCAGACTACCCTGA
- a CDS encoding ring-cleaving dioxygenase: MTNRILGLHHITAIAGNAQRNFDFYTRVLGLRMVKKTVNFDDPGTYHFYYGNEVGTPGTILTFFPWEGVTPGYAGTGMATEIGYAVPEGSLEFWKERFSQYKVQLGETGERFGELYLPFQDPDGLQLSLTVPKAGDNRKAWTTTAVTEQAATKGFHSITLTLKSIKGTVAVLTEIFGYKLLEQEGNRYRFVTDAVSNAAIVDIIEDPAGKIGQVAGGTNHHVAFRVADDNILMEFREKIAKRGFNITPKIDRNYFFSLYFREPGGVLFEIASDNPGFAADEPVAELGTHLKLPPQYESMREDIEKQLPVLQ; the protein is encoded by the coding sequence ATGACCAATAGGATATTGGGTTTGCACCACATTACTGCCATAGCAGGCAATGCCCAACGTAACTTCGATTTCTATACCCGGGTGCTGGGTTTAAGAATGGTAAAGAAGACAGTCAACTTTGATGATCCGGGTACCTATCACTTCTACTATGGTAACGAGGTAGGTACACCCGGTACCATCCTCACCTTTTTCCCCTGGGAAGGAGTAACTCCGGGTTATGCAGGAACAGGCATGGCCACAGAAATTGGCTATGCAGTACCGGAAGGAAGCCTGGAATTCTGGAAAGAAAGATTCAGTCAATACAAAGTACAACTGGGCGAAACAGGGGAAAGATTTGGTGAATTATACCTGCCTTTCCAGGATCCTGATGGTTTACAACTCAGCCTTACTGTACCCAAAGCAGGGGACAACAGGAAAGCATGGACTACAACAGCCGTTACAGAACAGGCTGCTACCAAAGGATTCCACAGCATCACCCTTACCCTGAAAAGCATCAAGGGCACAGTAGCGGTATTGACCGAAATATTTGGCTACAAACTATTGGAGCAGGAGGGCAACCGTTACCGCTTTGTCACCGATGCGGTCAGCAACGCCGCCATCGTAGACATCATTGAGGATCCCGCTGGAAAAATAGGGCAGGTGGCCGGTGGTACCAATCACCACGTGGCCTTCCGCGTCGCAGATGACAACATCCTCATGGAGTTCCGGGAAAAAATAGCAAAGCGTGGATTCAACATTACGCCTAAAATAGACCGTAACTACTTCTTCTCTTTGTACTTCCGCGAACCCGGTGGCGTGCTCTTCGAAATAGCGTCCGATAATCCTGGTTTTGCTGCCGATGAACCGGTGGCGGAATTAGGTACCCACCTCAAATTGCCTCCGCAATATGAGTCTATGCGGGAAGACATCGAGAAACAATTACCGGTATTACAGTAA
- a CDS encoding pirin family protein, which yields MKKKIEHILYGREKKITEEETVRQALPHKDFRFANPFIVLHHAGPTVVEAGQQVRIHPHPHRGFSPYTFLLQGEGFHRDNAGNDETIKAGGVQWMFAGKGILHSEGPTKEMQQQGGVQELIQLWINAPKANKWDKPFYQAATREQLPQVLQQEGVHLRLASGDYDGQTGPIQNFTPIISVVGEINAGRQVLFPATPGYWTLLYIIKGSVVINEQDTIELHNLVVFNKEGNEFTVKATEDAQVLFLSAEPLDEPVAAKDNYVMNTPEEIEQAIEDYKNGRFGELDY from the coding sequence ATGAAAAAGAAGATTGAGCACATCCTCTATGGACGTGAAAAGAAGATCACAGAAGAAGAAACCGTACGCCAGGCGCTGCCGCATAAAGATTTCCGTTTTGCCAATCCCTTCATTGTATTGCACCATGCAGGCCCTACTGTAGTGGAGGCAGGGCAGCAGGTGCGCATCCATCCACATCCGCACCGGGGTTTCTCCCCCTATACCTTCCTATTGCAGGGAGAAGGTTTTCACCGCGACAATGCCGGGAATGATGAAACAATAAAAGCAGGCGGTGTGCAGTGGATGTTTGCAGGTAAGGGTATCCTGCACAGTGAAGGGCCTACAAAGGAAATGCAGCAGCAGGGAGGCGTGCAGGAGCTCATCCAGCTTTGGATCAATGCACCGAAGGCCAACAAATGGGACAAGCCCTTTTACCAGGCAGCCACCCGCGAACAACTGCCGCAGGTGCTACAACAGGAAGGTGTACACCTCCGGTTGGCCAGTGGTGATTATGATGGTCAGACCGGTCCCATACAGAACTTTACCCCCATCATATCAGTGGTAGGTGAAATAAATGCCGGACGGCAGGTATTATTTCCCGCTACACCCGGCTACTGGACCCTGCTCTACATAATAAAAGGAAGCGTGGTGATCAATGAGCAGGACACCATTGAGCTGCATAACCTCGTTGTGTTCAATAAAGAGGGAAATGAATTCACGGTCAAGGCTACCGAAGATGCACAGGTCTTATTCCTCTCTGCCGAACCCCTCGATGAACCGGTAGCCGCCAAAGACAACTATGTCATGAATACCCCGGAAGAAATAGAACAGGCCATCGAAGACTATAAAAACGGCCGCTTCGGCGAACTGGATTACTAA
- a CDS encoding AraC family transcriptional regulator: protein MPQAKQRPAEPVTNLTERMPFQPNSMPFEIHTIEWMEHNRRHNHQPHRHSYHEITWLTQGIGTWLVDLEKHEVTGNTICYAAPGQVHQLNADKQAGGYIIAFNADFLFMAGHQSDAFTQLNVTRLSEETKNEVGEIVQKMIKEFENFFLLRSELLMGLFKIFLIYLARQSNNIGKPMAQTRNTDLVKKFFSIVDKKYSTHKKVTEYAEHLAVTPNYLNEIVKKVSGFPASYHIQQRIVLEAKRHATYSDSSMKEIAYHLGFDDIAHFSKFFKNVSGQSFTDFKKQTSWQFGNA from the coding sequence ATGCCACAAGCCAAACAACGTCCGGCAGAGCCGGTTACAAACCTTACAGAGCGTATGCCTTTTCAGCCCAACAGCATGCCGTTTGAGATCCATACCATTGAATGGATGGAGCACAACCGCCGGCACAACCACCAACCACACCGGCACAGTTACCATGAAATAACCTGGCTAACGCAGGGCATCGGTACCTGGTTGGTAGACCTGGAAAAGCACGAAGTAACAGGCAATACCATCTGTTATGCAGCACCCGGTCAGGTACATCAGTTAAACGCGGATAAACAGGCCGGCGGGTATATCATTGCTTTTAATGCCGACTTCCTCTTCATGGCTGGCCATCAGTCAGATGCCTTTACACAACTGAATGTGACCAGGCTCAGTGAGGAAACAAAAAACGAAGTAGGGGAAATCGTACAGAAAATGATAAAAGAATTTGAGAACTTCTTCCTCTTACGGTCCGAGCTCTTAATGGGCCTCTTCAAAATATTCCTCATCTACCTGGCCCGTCAGTCAAATAACATCGGAAAACCGATGGCGCAAACCAGGAATACCGACCTGGTAAAAAAATTCTTCTCCATTGTTGACAAAAAATACAGTACCCATAAAAAAGTGACCGAATATGCGGAGCACCTGGCAGTGACGCCCAACTACCTCAATGAGATCGTAAAAAAAGTATCCGGCTTTCCGGCCAGCTACCACATTCAGCAGCGTATCGTGTTGGAAGCAAAACGCCATGCCACCTATTCAGATTCAAGCATGAAAGAAATTGCTTACCACCTGGGCTTTGATGACATAGCGCACTTCAGTAAATTCTTTAAGAACGTTTCCGGGCAAAGCTTTACCGACTTTAAAAAACAGACTTCCTGGCAATTCGGTAATGCATAA
- a CDS encoding YceI family protein → MAKTKWVLDPAHSEIQFKVKHLMITTVTGYFKKFNLVAETEGDDFTNASHIEFTADVNSVDTNNEQRDNHLRSADFFNASEHNEIKFVGTKYTGNKEEGKLLGALTLRGVAGNVTANVEFGGITVDPYGQTKAGFTVTGKLNRKEFGLNWGAVTEAGNIVVSDEVKFAGEFQLIKQA, encoded by the coding sequence ATGGCAAAGACAAAATGGGTATTGGATCCCGCACACAGTGAAATTCAGTTTAAAGTAAAACACCTTATGATCACTACTGTAACCGGTTACTTCAAAAAGTTCAACCTGGTAGCGGAAACAGAAGGTGACGACTTTACCAATGCATCACACATTGAATTTACAGCCGATGTAAACTCCGTAGATACCAACAATGAGCAAAGGGATAACCACCTCCGCTCAGCCGATTTCTTTAATGCTTCCGAGCATAATGAGATTAAATTTGTAGGTACAAAATATACAGGTAATAAAGAAGAAGGTAAGCTGCTGGGTGCCTTAACATTAAGGGGCGTTGCCGGTAATGTAACTGCCAATGTAGAATTTGGTGGCATCACAGTTGACCCCTATGGACAAACAAAAGCAGGTTTCACCGTCACTGGTAAATTAAATCGTAAGGAATTTGGCCTCAACTGGGGTGCCGTAACAGAAGCCGGTAACATAGTAGTGAGTGATGAAGTTAAATTTGCCGGTGAGTTCCAGTTAATCAAACAAGCTTAA
- a CDS encoding ring-cleaving dioxygenase → MGKLITGIHHVTAIAGDAQKNLEFYSGVLGIRMVKKTVNFDAPEVYHFYYGDQTGQPGSILTFFPYQGLVRGRHGKGMLNTTTFSVPAASLDYWLNRLQQYRIPYKEPEERFDKETVVYFEDTDGLGLELVFNNKDTRPQHGQGPVPPEHAIKGFYNVEIWEEGYERTAGLLTEQLDHVLIAEKGNRFRFAANDSPGNYVDIICSPDSLRGLGGSGTVHHIAFSTPGKVEQDQLREKIVKRMLNPTPVLDRNYFTSIYFREPGGVLFEVATAGPGFAVDETVDHLGEALKLPPQFEKNRARLEQTLPPVSINLDNYK, encoded by the coding sequence ATGGGAAAGTTAATCACTGGTATTCATCATGTAACTGCCATAGCCGGCGATGCACAGAAGAACCTTGAATTTTACAGCGGCGTCCTCGGTATCAGAATGGTCAAGAAAACAGTCAACTTTGATGCGCCGGAAGTCTACCACTTCTATTACGGCGATCAAACAGGTCAGCCAGGCAGCATCCTTACCTTCTTCCCCTACCAGGGATTGGTAAGAGGCCGGCATGGCAAGGGCATGTTGAATACCACTACTTTCTCTGTTCCCGCTGCTTCACTGGATTATTGGTTAAACCGCCTCCAACAATACCGCATCCCGTACAAAGAGCCGGAAGAGCGTTTTGACAAGGAAACAGTCGTTTACTTTGAAGACACCGACGGACTGGGATTAGAACTCGTGTTCAACAACAAAGACACAAGACCGCAACATGGCCAGGGGCCCGTGCCGCCCGAACACGCCATCAAAGGATTCTACAACGTGGAAATATGGGAAGAAGGATATGAACGTACGGCAGGCTTATTGACAGAGCAATTGGACCATGTATTAATCGCGGAGAAAGGAAACCGCTTCCGCTTTGCAGCCAATGATTCGCCGGGCAACTATGTAGACATCATTTGCTCTCCGGATAGCTTACGCGGATTGGGTGGCAGTGGTACTGTACACCACATCGCGTTCAGTACACCCGGTAAAGTGGAGCAGGACCAACTGAGGGAAAAGATCGTGAAGCGTATGTTGAATCCAACGCCTGTATTAGACAGGAACTACTTTACTTCCATCTACTTTCGGGAGCCAGGCGGCGTACTCTTTGAAGTGGCTACTGCCGGGCCGGGCTTTGCTGTTGATGAAACAGTGGACCACCTTGGCGAAGCATTAAAGCTGCCGCCGCAGTTCGAGAAAAACCGGGCCCGCCTCGAACAAACCCTGCCACCGGTATCCATCAACCTGGACAACTACAAATAA
- a CDS encoding Dps family protein, whose translation MTPAIGISQNNLTEVAHTLTKVLADEFVLYTKTRNAHWNVEGPDFYAKHTFFESQYEMLDETMDNVAERIRTLGHYAPATLKQFLQLTHLTELSREANDSTGFIKELLADHESIIVFLRENINRFANDLQDLGSSDFITGLMETHEKMAWMLRAHLK comes from the coding sequence ATGACACCCGCGATCGGCATCAGTCAAAACAACCTGACGGAAGTAGCGCACACGCTCACCAAAGTCCTGGCAGATGAATTTGTACTCTATACCAAAACACGCAATGCGCACTGGAATGTGGAAGGCCCGGACTTCTACGCCAAGCACACCTTCTTCGAAAGCCAGTACGAAATGCTGGATGAAACCATGGACAACGTGGCGGAACGCATCCGGACATTAGGCCATTATGCGCCCGCAACGCTGAAGCAATTCCTGCAGCTTACTCACCTGACCGAATTATCAAGGGAAGCGAATGACAGTACCGGCTTCATAAAAGAATTGCTGGCCGATCATGAAAGCATCATCGTCTTCCTGCGGGAAAACATCAACCGTTTTGCCAATGACCTGCAGGACCTCGGTAGCAGCGACTTCATCACCGGCCTGATGGAAACCCATGAAAAAATGGCCTGGATGCTGCGGGCACACTTAAAATAA